A DNA window from Nitrospira sp. contains the following coding sequences:
- a CDS encoding HEAT repeat domain-containing protein — translation MTHMVRKQGVVAIAGLLCVFAWLDPSVLAAGAAAVPKEAQTAFEKKAYQQVLDELAKLDKDKTAAPDVRRLKIRSLINLDKPKDALDEYDLLAQSLKRDDEPVLREVALGLIVVLVKDMREQMRGAAYTALKEIDSHEAVPLFEDGLSDGSGPVRVLAVEGLGRSEAGRKSKKLRGAIEDQAGLVKARVVKALGRSGDASVLPLIEAAAKDELSPVRIAAYAALIRLGKKEAWDVLRKVADAANPDDRTDAMRAIADLKDQRGAPLMMELLTYAQPSVRGTAARGLGQLGRKEAREKIELLLKDPIPAVRESAVSSLAELGTVESVPAIKQLLGDGQVTVRAAAVASLLQLGQPFEMVADAARALAQQNDTAARASIAFALGKATKSNAKDAIAFLGGLTADTLPGPKIVALRSLGHIGDREVIPLMMEGMHDANEAVRATAAGGLLHLLQSKS, via the coding sequence ATGACGCACATGGTTCGCAAGCAGGGTGTTGTGGCAATCGCAGGACTTCTATGCGTGTTTGCATGGCTCGATCCGTCTGTGCTCGCGGCGGGGGCGGCGGCGGTTCCCAAAGAAGCCCAGACGGCCTTTGAGAAGAAAGCCTATCAGCAGGTGCTCGATGAACTGGCCAAGCTCGATAAGGACAAGACTGCTGCCCCCGATGTCAGGCGGCTCAAGATCCGGTCCCTGATCAATCTGGACAAGCCTAAAGACGCGTTGGATGAGTACGACCTGCTGGCCCAGTCTCTCAAGCGGGATGATGAGCCGGTGCTTCGAGAGGTGGCGCTGGGCTTGATTGTGGTGCTTGTGAAGGACATGCGCGAGCAAATGCGGGGGGCGGCTTACACGGCACTGAAGGAAATCGACTCCCATGAGGCGGTGCCCCTGTTTGAGGACGGATTGAGCGATGGGTCCGGGCCGGTGCGTGTCTTGGCGGTCGAAGGGCTGGGTCGCTCGGAAGCCGGGCGAAAGTCGAAGAAGTTACGCGGGGCGATTGAGGATCAGGCGGGACTGGTCAAAGCGCGTGTCGTCAAAGCGCTCGGGCGCTCCGGAGATGCTTCCGTCCTGCCCCTCATCGAGGCTGCGGCGAAGGACGAACTTTCGCCGGTACGGATTGCCGCGTATGCGGCGCTCATCCGGCTGGGGAAAAAAGAGGCCTGGGATGTGTTGCGGAAGGTTGCCGATGCGGCCAACCCGGACGATCGGACCGATGCCATGCGGGCCATCGCCGACCTGAAGGATCAGCGGGGTGCGCCCCTGATGATGGAGCTCTTAACCTACGCACAGCCTTCCGTACGGGGGACTGCGGCGAGAGGGCTGGGGCAACTCGGACGGAAAGAGGCTCGCGAGAAGATCGAGCTGTTATTGAAAGACCCTATCCCGGCTGTACGAGAGTCGGCGGTGTCGAGCCTAGCGGAGTTGGGTACGGTTGAATCTGTGCCAGCTATCAAGCAATTGCTAGGGGATGGACAGGTCACGGTACGGGCGGCGGCGGTGGCGTCCTTGCTTCAACTCGGTCAACCATTTGAGATGGTCGCTGATGCAGCCAGAGCCCTCGCCCAGCAAAACGATACGGCCGCCCGCGCCTCGATCGCGTTTGCTCTCGGGAAGGCAACCAAGTCGAATGCCAAAGACGCGATCGCGTTTCTGGGTGGCCTCACGGCCGATACGTTACCCGGTCCCAAGATTGTCGCCCTGCGGTCTCTGGGCCATATTGGAGATCGTGAGGTGATTCCCTTGATGATGGAGGGGATGCATGATGCCAATGAGGCCGTCCGGGCGACGGCTGCAGGAGGGCTCTTGCATCTACTCCAGTCGAAATCCTAG
- a CDS encoding methyltransferase, translating to MSRELSLAEIFQLGYYWETKILLTGVRLDLFSALDGKWKTAQEIVGRLGAHEPTLTLLLNALVAMRLLNKEGEAYGNSAAAATHLVKHSPQYIGHLLLLHDAEWENWGKLEQTIRTGQRAVDRHVFETDPELGTNVLAVLHRIGQQSGPDFAKRLSLAEPVRMLDLGGGAGTNAIAFCQTYPELTATVFDLPATLHLTEKTVKEAGLDSRIALLPGNFNTDSLGGPYDVVLMSDILHYQTFETNAALVKKVLAHLAPGGRLIIKDRFLDEAGTGPAWTTAFAVHILVNTQQGGCYKTGDAIQWMIAAGFASSTELEKTAVVQGLKGTR from the coding sequence GTGTCACGAGAACTCTCGCTCGCCGAAATCTTTCAACTCGGGTACTACTGGGAGACGAAAATTCTCCTGACCGGCGTGCGCCTGGACCTCTTTTCCGCTCTCGATGGGAAATGGAAAACGGCTCAGGAGATCGTCGGCCGCTTAGGCGCCCATGAGCCGACTCTGACGCTCCTCCTAAACGCGTTGGTCGCGATGCGGTTGCTGAACAAAGAGGGCGAGGCCTACGGCAATTCAGCGGCAGCGGCTACTCATCTCGTCAAGCATTCCCCTCAATATATCGGGCACTTGCTCCTGCTGCACGATGCAGAATGGGAGAATTGGGGAAAGTTAGAGCAGACCATTCGGACAGGGCAGCGGGCCGTCGATCGACATGTCTTTGAAACGGATCCTGAGTTGGGTACGAATGTCCTGGCAGTCCTTCACCGGATCGGCCAGCAGAGCGGGCCTGATTTTGCCAAGCGGCTGAGCCTGGCTGAACCTGTTCGTATGCTGGATCTGGGAGGCGGTGCGGGAACGAATGCGATTGCCTTTTGTCAGACCTATCCCGAGCTCACGGCCACCGTGTTTGATCTTCCTGCCACGTTGCATTTAACGGAAAAGACGGTGAAGGAAGCCGGGCTCGACTCACGGATTGCGCTGCTTCCGGGGAACTTCAATACGGATAGCCTCGGCGGTCCCTATGATGTCGTGCTGATGTCCGACATTCTGCATTACCAGACCTTTGAGACCAATGCCGCGCTTGTGAAGAAAGTCCTGGCTCATTTGGCACCGGGGGGACGGTTGATTATTAAGGATCGGTTTCTGGATGAGGCGGGGACCGGTCCTGCCTGGACGACGGCCTTTGCGGTTCATATCCTGGTCAATACGCAGCAGGGTGGCTGCTATAAGACGGGTGACGCTATTCAATGGATGATCGCAGCGGGGTTTGCCTCGTCTACGGAGTTAGAGAAAACCGCCGTGGTACAGGGCCTGAAAGGGACAAGGTAA
- a CDS encoding DUF420 domain-containing protein, which yields MDWLKDPGFLGTHATIGADLSQFMATLFTGLFILGWVQAKQRKADAHHWLMLGGMISMLSFFIAYYLFRQLGVLAVEGKEGFGGSQALYDYVFIPVLTLHIILVIIGLVMAVYMIVLGFRSQQVIDGVRSLRESLLVTTWKKVGAIFGAVTVVVLGLFFSRVATAGFSMRKLEVYLGLLFLVGIVLAVEITIQRIWPDGGRRHRALGRFTMVIYCILFATGTFTYTMLYILYPGKIG from the coding sequence ATGGATTGGCTCAAAGATCCTGGATTTCTCGGGACGCATGCCACGATCGGCGCGGACTTGAGCCAGTTCATGGCGACACTCTTTACCGGATTGTTTATTTTGGGATGGGTTCAGGCGAAACAGCGCAAGGCCGACGCCCATCACTGGCTGATGCTGGGCGGGATGATCTCAATGCTCAGTTTCTTCATCGCCTACTACCTGTTTCGGCAGCTCGGGGTTCTGGCCGTCGAGGGCAAAGAAGGTTTCGGAGGCTCGCAGGCGCTGTACGACTATGTCTTTATCCCGGTCCTGACGCTCCACATTATTCTGGTCATCATCGGATTGGTCATGGCGGTCTATATGATCGTGTTGGGATTTCGCTCGCAACAGGTGATCGACGGGGTGCGGTCTCTGCGCGAGTCGTTGCTGGTGACGACCTGGAAGAAAGTAGGAGCGATCTTCGGCGCGGTGACGGTCGTCGTGCTTGGGCTGTTTTTCTCTCGCGTGGCAACGGCCGGTTTCTCCATGCGGAAGCTGGAAGTCTATCTCGGGCTCCTGTTCCTCGTCGGGATTGTGTTGGCGGTGGAGATCACGATCCAACGCATCTGGCCGGACGGTGGGCGACGGCATCGCGCGCTGGGCCGATTCACGATGGTCATCTATTGCATCCTGTTCGCCACCGGCACCTTTACTTACACGATGCTCTACATTCTGTATCCCGGCAAGATTGGATAG
- a CDS encoding PCP reductase family protein, translating to MLTCGCGRWMHTEGIEERAYDDGALQWFIRSECRGCGLKVGVDVPAGQMNGLVDRLTWTDDALHRLERLPPYLAPLFRDEVEQDLRTRGERVVTYDVLLRPRTGERIEWDAEAERRLSKVPAPVRAMAKVELERTAADRGQTRITVALMEELKAKYFGMGSKTVTSDR from the coding sequence ATGTTGACCTGTGGCTGCGGGCGCTGGATGCATACCGAGGGCATTGAAGAGCGAGCCTATGACGATGGGGCGCTCCAGTGGTTTATCAGATCGGAATGTCGCGGCTGCGGGCTCAAAGTCGGCGTGGATGTCCCGGCCGGACAGATGAACGGTTTGGTCGATCGACTGACGTGGACGGACGATGCCTTGCATCGGCTTGAAAGACTGCCACCGTATTTGGCGCCGCTATTTCGGGACGAGGTCGAGCAGGATCTGCGGACGCGTGGCGAACGGGTCGTGACGTACGATGTGCTGCTTCGCCCGCGCACCGGCGAACGGATTGAATGGGATGCTGAGGCGGAACGGCGTCTGAGCAAAGTGCCGGCTCCCGTCCGTGCGATGGCGAAGGTTGAACTGGAGCGAACGGCGGCCGATCGCGGACAGACGCGAATCACGGTGGCCCTGATGGAAGAACTCAAGGCCAAGTATTTTGGGATGGGTTCAAAGACTGTGACAAGTGACAGGTGA
- a CDS encoding cytochrome ubiquinol oxidase subunit I — protein MRRRSWMTGSMIAVVVCVTILAALLPVLGIGPSLSFAEGTTDLYFGIEGTPQGPPAPGPHETVYSRIGSFDSRLLVWFVTQQHTYFGGFVLALPLFCALLEFAGLITKKPALSLRYDGLARDLAKVALLALSVTAVVGSLMLSMFIYFYPSFMKYMGGTFKSFMPVYAIVFVGEALLLIVYYYSWNRMAERGLKWIHAAIGILTNIFGTSLLLLANAWSAFMMAPAGVDAQGRFLGNVWHLLHSALWNPLNVHRFLADIMSGGAVVLAYACYRFFTSKTSEERAYYDWVGYIFLFVTVCALLPMPIAGYWLMRSVYAFSQSMGVTMMGGLLTWLFVVQALLIGALLLGINYYIWQSMARIKGGERYQPYYQFLLGVLTMALFIWLTPHTVLMSGAEVKAMGGAQHPVVGNYGVMSAKNGAVNVMILITALSFLYYRRANRTMTVSWVKTGNLLIGTLYTVGLVNVIWLSIYGFYLPAKIRVGLSSPQAFTTLTVILAGVVINRLMLRGSVVHGPVQWGKISVRGMVGLFGLAAAFTWVMGLMGYIRSSGRLSWHVSELMADVSPWAFTPDLEFAAKMVTLNMVVFWGAVFALFWMCQREQQPVMGEEFFEEPVPGLAPSSSQEASS, from the coding sequence ATGCGCCGTCGCAGCTGGATGACCGGTTCCATGATCGCTGTGGTCGTGTGTGTCACGATCCTGGCCGCTCTGTTGCCCGTACTCGGGATCGGACCGAGTCTGTCGTTTGCCGAGGGCACGACGGACCTGTACTTTGGCATAGAGGGTACGCCGCAAGGTCCGCCGGCTCCGGGGCCTCATGAGACGGTCTATTCACGGATTGGTTCATTCGATAGCCGGCTCTTGGTCTGGTTCGTGACGCAGCAGCATACCTACTTCGGCGGATTCGTCCTCGCACTGCCGCTGTTCTGTGCCTTGCTGGAGTTTGCCGGATTGATCACCAAGAAGCCGGCATTGTCGCTTCGCTATGACGGCTTGGCCAGAGACTTGGCGAAGGTCGCCTTGCTGGCTCTCTCGGTGACCGCGGTGGTCGGGAGCCTCATGCTGTCCATGTTCATCTACTTCTACCCGTCGTTCATGAAGTATATGGGCGGGACGTTCAAGTCCTTCATGCCGGTCTATGCCATCGTGTTTGTCGGAGAGGCGCTGTTGCTGATTGTCTATTACTACAGCTGGAATCGGATGGCAGAACGCGGGTTGAAGTGGATCCACGCCGCGATCGGTATCTTGACGAATATTTTCGGGACGTCATTGCTGTTGCTGGCAAACGCCTGGTCGGCGTTTATGATGGCGCCGGCCGGTGTCGATGCACAGGGCCGGTTTCTCGGGAATGTCTGGCACTTGCTCCATTCCGCTCTCTGGAATCCCCTGAACGTCCATCGGTTCCTCGCAGACATTATGTCAGGCGGTGCGGTGGTGCTGGCCTATGCCTGCTATCGGTTCTTCACCAGCAAGACCAGCGAAGAACGGGCCTATTACGATTGGGTGGGCTATATCTTTCTGTTCGTCACGGTCTGTGCGTTGCTGCCGATGCCGATCGCCGGGTATTGGCTGATGCGCTCGGTGTATGCCTTCAGTCAGAGCATGGGCGTGACCATGATGGGCGGCTTGTTGACCTGGCTCTTTGTCGTGCAGGCGCTGCTGATCGGGGCGTTGCTCTTGGGGATCAACTACTACATTTGGCAGAGTATGGCGCGAATCAAGGGCGGGGAGCGCTACCAGCCGTACTACCAGTTCCTGCTTGGCGTGCTGACGATGGCGCTCTTCATCTGGTTGACGCCGCATACGGTCTTGATGTCAGGGGCGGAAGTGAAGGCGATGGGCGGGGCGCAGCATCCGGTGGTCGGGAATTACGGGGTTATGTCAGCAAAGAACGGCGCAGTCAATGTGATGATTCTCATCACGGCGCTCAGCTTTCTCTACTATCGGCGTGCCAATCGAACGATGACGGTGTCCTGGGTGAAGACAGGGAATCTTCTGATCGGGACCTTGTACACGGTGGGTCTCGTGAATGTGATCTGGCTGTCGATCTACGGCTTCTATTTGCCCGCGAAGATCCGCGTGGGATTGTCTTCGCCCCAAGCCTTTACGACGTTGACGGTGATTCTGGCAGGTGTCGTGATCAACCGTCTCATGCTCCGGGGCTCGGTGGTGCACGGCCCCGTGCAATGGGGGAAGATTTCGGTGCGCGGCATGGTGGGGCTCTTCGGTTTGGCCGCGGCGTTCACCTGGGTGATGGGGTTGATGGGCTACATTCGATCGTCCGGGCGCCTGTCCTGGCACGTCAGCGAGCTGATGGCCGATGTCTCTCCCTGGGCGTTTACTCCCGATCTTGAGTTTGCTGCGAAAATGGTCACGCTAAACATGGTGGTGTTTTGGGGAGCGGTGTTCGCGCTCTTTTGGATGTGTCAGCGCGAACAGCAGCCGGTAATGGGGGAAGAGTTTTTCGAGGAGCCGGTGCCGGGGTTGGCTCCCTCCTCTTCGCAAGAAGCCTCATCCTAA
- a CDS encoding DUF3047 domain-containing protein → MALASMALYVGTVTTESVYAEGQVLVLEDFQGKEADGFPSSWDHENQRSHSKGREAYKVQTENGVNFLSAKDAGQRIKKKKIDWDPKAYPVLTWRWRLIKAPAGTDQIAAIYASLDTDLMFIPVFTKYVWSGTKPEGTLTEGGMFSGSEIVMQSGTKEVGQWFEERVNVYEDFKRIHQHEPAPKAWGISIIAAPGVEIDFGSLVAGPAK, encoded by the coding sequence GTGGCTCTGGCGAGTATGGCGTTGTATGTCGGAACCGTCACCACTGAGTCCGTCTATGCAGAAGGTCAAGTGTTGGTGCTGGAAGACTTTCAAGGAAAAGAAGCGGATGGTTTCCCCTCGTCCTGGGATCACGAAAACCAGCGGAGCCATTCCAAGGGCCGCGAAGCCTATAAAGTTCAGACTGAAAACGGGGTGAATTTTTTGTCGGCTAAAGATGCCGGACAACGGATCAAGAAAAAGAAGATCGACTGGGATCCCAAAGCCTATCCCGTGCTCACCTGGCGCTGGCGTCTGATCAAGGCCCCTGCCGGGACGGATCAGATCGCGGCGATCTATGCCTCGCTGGATACCGATCTCATGTTTATTCCCGTGTTCACGAAGTACGTCTGGAGCGGGACAAAACCAGAAGGTACCTTGACGGAAGGCGGGATGTTCAGCGGATCTGAGATCGTCATGCAAAGCGGGACCAAAGAGGTCGGTCAGTGGTTTGAAGAGCGGGTGAACGTGTATGAAGACTTCAAGCGCATTCATCAACATGAGCCGGCGCCCAAGGCCTGGGGGATTTCGATTATTGCTGCGCCTGGAGTGGAGATTGATTTTGGCTCGTTGGTGGCCGGTCCTGCCAAGTAA
- a CDS encoding formylglycine-generating enzyme family protein — translation MENRGVLIGSIVFVFGSFILLIAGLVYESYKAKQMRELAMSIQTESRPVAAKAVAQDFSMYKTRIGDEGREMVQVPAGPFTMGSSDGDPDEAPERQVFLKGFFIDRYEVTQDEYLRFAKMTKRQLPRIEVFEDDQSKVLKPELAAMSVSWDDAVAYCKWAGKRLPTEAEWEKAGRGEGKRKYPWGDKFMNGVANVDGPEDGYKYLAPPGSFEAGRSPYGLHDMTGNVAEWVADTYDEHYYKKGGYRDPKGPDEGDLKVVRGGSWRETEQNARLSKRFAAKHWRNDITIGIRCASDLEPSGDAAGQ, via the coding sequence ATGGAAAACAGGGGTGTACTGATCGGGTCAATCGTCTTTGTCTTCGGGTCATTCATTCTCCTGATCGCAGGGCTAGTCTACGAGTCGTATAAGGCCAAGCAGATGCGGGAATTAGCCATGAGTATCCAGACGGAATCCCGCCCGGTCGCGGCGAAGGCGGTTGCGCAGGATTTCTCGATGTATAAGACGAGAATCGGCGATGAAGGGCGCGAGATGGTGCAGGTGCCGGCGGGGCCGTTTACGATGGGGAGTAGCGATGGGGATCCGGATGAGGCGCCTGAGCGACAGGTGTTCTTGAAAGGGTTCTTTATCGATCGATACGAAGTGACGCAGGATGAGTACCTGCGTTTTGCCAAGATGACCAAGCGTCAGCTCCCGAGGATTGAAGTATTCGAAGACGACCAGTCGAAAGTCTTAAAGCCTGAGCTGGCGGCGATGAGCGTTTCCTGGGACGATGCGGTCGCCTATTGCAAGTGGGCCGGTAAGCGATTGCCGACAGAGGCTGAATGGGAGAAGGCCGGGCGGGGTGAGGGGAAACGGAAATACCCTTGGGGCGACAAGTTCATGAATGGTGTGGCCAATGTGGATGGGCCTGAGGATGGATACAAGTATCTGGCGCCTCCCGGTTCATTTGAAGCCGGCCGGAGTCCCTATGGATTGCACGATATGACAGGCAATGTCGCCGAATGGGTCGCGGATACGTACGATGAGCATTACTATAAAAAGGGTGGTTATCGTGACCCGAAAGGGCCCGATGAAGGTGATCTGAAAGTGGTACGTGGTGGATCCTGGAGAGAAACCGAGCAAAACGCCAGGCTCTCCAAGCGTTTCGCAGCCAAGCATTGGCGGAATGACATCACGATCGGAATTCGTTGCGCCAGCGATTTAGAGCCGAGCGGCGACGCGGCCGGTCAGTAG
- a CDS encoding SUMF1/EgtB/PvdO family nonheme iron enzyme: MLETRFKVVFLIVVLLFAAMPIIAILRGTTTTPFEESDPGSQVSVQPGDVPAATETPIDEEMILIPAGTFLRGTDAGGLDEGPPREIFLDAFQIDRYEVTNSQYGQFAAAAGHRKAGPPSRYAKNVSKMRGPNQPAIYVSWDDAVAYCQWKSRRLPTEAEWEKAMRGTDGRLWPWGNSEQPDGANWARVNDGFEASAPAGSFKADMSPYGVMDGAGNVMEWVQDWYAEGYYKESPDRNPPSPEYGVYRTMRGGAYTTTGGDLRLTSRSKMVPDFRDETIGFRCAMSVENGVGETTNHSEKSIENQSSRESETRPK, encoded by the coding sequence ATGCTGGAAACCAGATTCAAGGTCGTGTTTCTTATCGTGGTTCTGCTGTTCGCGGCCATGCCGATTATTGCCATCCTTCGTGGGACAACCACGACTCCCTTCGAAGAGAGTGATCCCGGTTCCCAGGTTTCGGTGCAGCCTGGCGACGTGCCTGCTGCAACTGAAACACCGATAGATGAAGAGATGATCTTGATACCTGCCGGGACCTTTCTGCGTGGGACGGATGCAGGCGGGCTTGACGAAGGGCCGCCCAGGGAGATCTTCCTTGATGCATTTCAAATCGACCGCTATGAAGTGACCAATTCGCAGTATGGGCAGTTTGCCGCGGCCGCCGGTCACCGGAAGGCGGGGCCTCCGTCACGCTACGCCAAGAATGTTTCCAAAATGCGCGGCCCCAATCAGCCTGCTATCTATGTGTCATGGGACGATGCTGTGGCCTACTGTCAGTGGAAGAGCAGGCGGCTGCCTACAGAGGCTGAATGGGAAAAAGCCATGCGGGGTACAGATGGTCGTCTGTGGCCCTGGGGAAATTCCGAGCAGCCTGATGGGGCCAACTGGGCGCGAGTCAACGATGGATTCGAGGCGAGTGCTCCTGCGGGATCATTCAAGGCAGACATGAGTCCCTACGGTGTCATGGATGGGGCGGGAAATGTCATGGAATGGGTTCAGGATTGGTATGCAGAAGGGTATTACAAGGAATCGCCAGACCGAAATCCGCCAAGTCCGGAGTATGGCGTCTATCGAACGATGCGAGGGGGTGCGTATACGACGACTGGGGGCGATCTTCGCCTCACCAGTCGAAGCAAAATGGTCCCGGATTTTCGTGATGAAACGATCGGATTTCGGTGCGCGATGTCAGTGGAAAATGGCGTGGGTGAGACGACGAATCACAGCGAGAAATCTATAGAAAATCAAAGTAGTAGAGAATCAGAAACACGGCCAAAATGA
- a CDS encoding cytochrome ubiquinol oxidase subunit I → MGLVTRKKVFSIMALCAMVGLLLFPVVVSLPSLAIGADAPDAAKKEDAKAEKGRDVYYKTEGIVVGAPAPKTVDGPRDYPRYNFESRVLLWFANQQHLYYGSFVLAVPIFCMVVEFMGVVTKDKALAKRYDQLAYDFIKISLTAYSLTAVLGGILIFTFLTLYPAFFGYLSSIFRPVMHIYALMFVAESGTLYIYYYGWDKMKEGFLKWIHLSMSVVLNVIGTLLMFLANSWIGFMMSPAGVDEQGRFLGNIWHVIHTALWNPLNLHRILGNMAFGGGVVAAYAAYKFLAAKTEEDRAHYDWMGYIAMALGVAFLIPLPFAGYWLMREVYAYRQQMGITLMGGLLAWLFIIQATMIGILFLSTNYYLWQAMGRMRGAEKYQRYIKYLVFILACGYLVFITPHTMVMTPAELKAMGGQQHPVLGNYGVMSAKNGGINVIITTTVLSFVWYMRGNKVSTVSWSKFGNIFMGCFFFIAYINIIGLAIYGYYIPANVRVGLSVPQVATTLSCLFFMFALNSVMMKGAKQMGPIEWGKISARSQYALIMLATAFTWMMGLMGYIRSSVRLFWHVNEIMRDNSPWAYTHTVGFAANMISFNVLFFWISILFVFWLGSLAAKKAPVDAKAGVPGSAPQPAGSH, encoded by the coding sequence ATGGGTCTTGTAACCCGGAAGAAAGTGTTCTCAATCATGGCGCTCTGCGCGATGGTTGGCCTCCTCCTGTTTCCTGTGGTGGTGTCGCTTCCGTCACTGGCAATCGGTGCGGATGCGCCTGACGCGGCAAAGAAGGAGGATGCAAAGGCTGAGAAGGGGCGTGACGTCTATTATAAGACGGAAGGCATCGTGGTTGGCGCGCCTGCCCCGAAGACGGTTGACGGCCCGAGGGATTATCCCCGGTATAACTTCGAGAGCCGCGTGCTCCTCTGGTTCGCGAACCAGCAGCATCTCTACTACGGCAGCTTCGTGCTCGCCGTTCCGATTTTCTGCATGGTCGTCGAATTTATGGGGGTGGTGACGAAGGATAAGGCGTTGGCGAAGCGCTATGATCAGCTCGCCTATGACTTTATTAAGATCAGCCTGACGGCGTACTCGCTGACGGCCGTTCTCGGCGGTATCCTGATCTTCACCTTCCTAACCCTCTATCCTGCGTTTTTTGGTTATCTGTCCAGCATTTTCCGCCCGGTGATGCACATCTACGCGTTGATGTTTGTGGCTGAGAGCGGCACCCTCTACATCTACTACTATGGTTGGGACAAGATGAAGGAGGGGTTCCTGAAGTGGATCCATCTGAGCATGTCGGTGGTATTGAATGTCATCGGGACCTTGCTCATGTTCCTGGCGAACTCGTGGATCGGATTCATGATGTCGCCGGCCGGTGTTGACGAGCAGGGGCGGTTCCTCGGAAACATCTGGCATGTGATTCATACCGCTCTCTGGAATCCTCTGAACTTGCATCGCATCCTCGGGAACATGGCCTTCGGTGGTGGTGTAGTTGCGGCTTACGCGGCGTATAAGTTCCTGGCTGCAAAGACCGAAGAGGATCGCGCCCACTATGATTGGATGGGTTACATCGCGATGGCGCTCGGTGTCGCGTTCTTGATCCCGTTGCCGTTTGCCGGCTACTGGCTCATGCGCGAAGTCTATGCGTATCGCCAGCAGATGGGCATCACGCTCATGGGTGGATTGCTGGCCTGGCTCTTCATTATTCAGGCAACCATGATCGGCATCTTGTTCCTGAGCACAAATTACTATTTGTGGCAGGCGATGGGGCGGATGCGCGGGGCAGAGAAGTATCAACGCTACATCAAGTATCTGGTGTTTATTCTCGCTTGCGGGTACTTGGTCTTTATTACGCCGCACACGATGGTCATGACTCCGGCGGAGTTGAAGGCCATGGGCGGACAGCAGCACCCGGTGTTGGGTAACTACGGCGTCATGTCCGCGAAGAACGGCGGCATCAACGTCATTATCACCACCACGGTGCTGAGTTTCGTCTGGTACATGCGGGGCAATAAGGTTTCGACCGTCTCTTGGTCGAAATTTGGGAACATCTTCATGGGATGCTTCTTCTTCATCGCCTACATCAATATTATTGGGTTGGCGATTTACGGATACTACATCCCGGCTAACGTTCGAGTTGGATTGTCTGTCCCGCAGGTGGCGACCACGCTCTCCTGTCTCTTCTTCATGTTTGCGTTAAACAGCGTCATGATGAAGGGTGCCAAACAGATGGGGCCGATCGAGTGGGGTAAGATTTCTGCCCGCTCGCAGTACGCTCTGATCATGTTGGCGACCGCATTTACCTGGATGATGGGCTTGATGGGCTATATTCGCTCATCGGTCCGTCTCTTCTGGCACGTGAATGAAATCATGCGAGACAATTCACCGTGGGCCTACACGCACACGGTCGGTTTTGCCGCGAACATGATTTCCTTCAACGTCTTGTTCTTCTGGATCAGCATTCTCTTTGTGTTCTGGCTTGGCAGTTTAGCGGCAAAGAAGGCGCCAGTTGATGCGAAGGCGGGGGTTCCCGGTAGTGCGCCTCAGCCGGCAGGTAGCCACTAA